A window of the bacterium genome harbors these coding sequences:
- a CDS encoding glycosyltransferase family 4 protein — protein MLRILHVVRQFHPSVGGIEKAVMALCHHLQQRGHDCDVATLRRLWRTSEVLPPNDVVDGVKVFRLPFTGGRRFFLAPTILGRVTKYNLVHVHAIDFFVDYLAITKWYHGRPLIVSTHGGFFHTSWALGAKWAYFHTVTRLALGQVNRVICVSRQDDRLFASIVPSAKRVVIGNGIDDMFFRSHESAEPGLLLVVGRIAENKRIDRLIDLLPLIRREIPESQLVIIGPDSDGLRATLEAQARARGVGRSVFFVGAVDDETLREYVARAHLVLAPSDYEGFGISVVEAMAAGALVVANAMIAFREIIHSGVNGFLVDFADARTAAHAIVAAMRLPLVERVKIGAQARATASQFRWDAVVGQVEQVYRHALGRNVVC, from the coding sequence CCAGTTCCATCCTTCCGTGGGTGGGATCGAGAAGGCGGTAATGGCTCTCTGTCATCACCTACAACAAAGAGGGCACGATTGCGATGTTGCGACACTCAGACGTTTATGGCGGACCTCCGAAGTGTTGCCTCCGAATGATGTCGTGGATGGCGTGAAAGTGTTCAGGCTCCCGTTCACGGGGGGGCGCAGGTTTTTCCTTGCCCCGACCATTTTGGGAAGAGTCACGAAGTACAATTTGGTGCATGTACATGCTATTGATTTCTTCGTGGACTACCTCGCCATCACCAAGTGGTACCACGGTAGGCCGTTGATCGTCTCCACGCACGGAGGATTCTTCCACACCTCCTGGGCGCTTGGTGCCAAATGGGCCTACTTCCACACCGTAACCCGTTTGGCACTGGGCCAGGTAAACCGGGTTATTTGCGTCAGCAGACAGGATGATCGCCTCTTTGCCTCAATAGTGCCGTCGGCAAAACGAGTTGTCATTGGAAATGGCATTGATGACATGTTCTTCCGCTCTCATGAGTCAGCGGAGCCCGGACTCCTGCTCGTTGTCGGGCGGATCGCCGAGAATAAGCGCATCGACAGACTGATTGACTTGCTCCCGTTGATCCGGCGGGAGATCCCAGAATCGCAGCTCGTGATTATAGGGCCAGATTCAGATGGGTTGCGAGCAACGTTGGAGGCCCAGGCCAGAGCGCGTGGGGTGGGGAGGTCCGTCTTTTTTGTCGGTGCGGTTGACGACGAGACCCTACGCGAGTATGTGGCGAGGGCGCATCTGGTCCTCGCCCCCTCAGACTACGAGGGCTTTGGGATTTCCGTCGTGGAGGCGATGGCGGCCGGCGCACTCGTGGTAGCGAATGCAATGATCGCGTTCCGAGAGATTATCCACTCGGGAGTGAACGGATTCCTGGTCGATTTCGCAGATGCACGGACTGCCGCTCACGCAATCGTAGCCGCCATGCGACTCCCGCTCGTCGAGCGGGTAAAGATTGGCGCGCAAGCGAGAGCAACGGCCTCGCAGTTCAGATGGGATGCTGTGGTGGGGCAGGTGGAGCAAGTTTATCGCCATGCCCTTGGAAGGAATGTCGTGTGCTAA